The following nucleotide sequence is from Juglans microcarpa x Juglans regia isolate MS1-56 chromosome 6D, Jm3101_v1.0, whole genome shotgun sequence.
tcaagcttttaaaatattagaaattctCAGTTGCTAAACAGAACCTTGGTCTAATGTCACATGTGGGCCATATTATACCATTCCTTTGTATGAGCCCTTTCCAACCCATCAAATTATAGAATCATAGCCAATGGTAGGACTAAACAAGTTTTTATGCTGTTAAGTAAGAGTAATGCTAAAGAGAAGtcattgtagcagtgcacattttgcactcactgcatggctgcttctagttgattgttcccaacactcacttggggagatgtgtggtctagatgataccacatcatgtgtgcaaaatggatGCTACCAATAGtggcttctatctatatttattcgtTAAGTAATTTGTAATTGAGTTGCAAtggaattatattttgtgataagGTTGATACTTTAgagtaaattataaattttactatGTATGTTGCATTATTAAATTCCCGATATAGAGACTTGTTAATAtctctgttgttttttttttttttttttcatttccttgaCTTTTTAAGGCAAAGGTTCACTATTTTTGGTAAAGTGGATCCTTCCCAAACTATTTTTCGGCTCAGTGTGCTACCTTTATTGGTGCCGTATTCATCCACATAGAAGAACTTAAGATGGGGAGCTTGGTTTTGGAAGGGAAATTGCTGGAGATGTTTGAAGTTGGGCCCTGTGGAGATGCTTACCAGATGGGAATGTTGATAGGCCAGAGGTTTTCTAGTCAAATACGGAGTAGATTGGCCAGAGACCTCGTTCTACGGGACCAACTTCTACCTTTTGCCCAAACCCAACAAGCACAACCACTTCTCAAAGCACTCACAGACAATAATCAAAAGAAGTTTCCACAATACTGGGATGAGCTCCTTGGGACAGCTGAGGGAAGCGGAGTGCCTGTTCTGGATGTAATTACATGGCTTTTAAACTAATACAACAGTTTTAGTTTGGTTATCCAActggaaatatatattaaatgctTTGTGGTTGTTCATGTCCATGTGCAGCTAATACTAATCAACTTCAGGAAAGAGATTGTTCCCTTTCTTCCAAAGACTTCAATAATGTCCAATATTGTTGATGCTGTAGATGATTGCTCTGATGTTCTTATCGTTAGTGATTCATTGGCGATGGCAGCACACAACGAGGACGCAAATGTTGCCCTAGTTGGACACACGTATTGTTTACTATTTTCCATCATATATTTTAGGCTTAAAAAAAGCTTAGTTGAGTCTGTAAAATGAGTGATTTCTGCAAtttgtaacatttattttttgggcCTCCAGCTATTTGATAAAAGGCACGCTTGCAAATGGACCGTCTTTCATTGCTTACACATATGCAGGAGAGCTCCCAAGCTGTGCCTTTGGATTCAACAGTCATGGATTGGTAAACATTCCTTCATTCATCGAGAACATGTTTGAGACTGATTTCTTATAATGTGGACTACTAAAGTCTGCAGTGTTTTAACTTTATCCAAGTCAGATTTGACCACTTTCATCATAccttgatcatatatatgtaaatacttTGATAAATTTCAGGCATTTACATTAAATTCAGTACCCCCAACTAAAGAGGAGATTATAGCTGGTGGCATTGGACTTAACTTCGTTTCCCGCAATCTCCTCGAAGCATCAGACATTGATGATGCATTGACTGTAAGATGTTATCGCTTTTATCTTCTCATAGATTTTGTGGTTCATATTCTATTATGGAATGTTTATATCATGGCTTGTCTCTTACAGAGAATTCGTTCTTCAGAAGTTTCTGTGGGACATAGTTATAATCTGATTGACTTAAAAACTCGTAAGATTCTAAACGTTGAGACCGCATCAAGGAATCGGATTTCCATCAGAGAGATTGGAGCAACACCATTTTTCCATGCTAATATGTATCTCCATCTTCCTGTTCagcaggtatatatatataaagtggctTGCATCATTCCATGCAAATGCACCATGCCTCTGTACTCACCAACCTAACCACATGCTCACCACTATAACTAAACAATGAGTTTTAGTGGATCAAATtactttgattgaaaatttgaatcATGGCTTGTGTATAAAGGTACAGGATGAAAATTCCATAAGCAGGCAAAACAGAGCGGCTCTGCTAccaaaaagatcaagaaaagaATTGCTGTCAATTCTTGGAGATACGGACGATGCAAAGTACCCCATCTACATGACAGGTAAGTGTGAAGAATATTTCAATACCTTTGCTGGATACTCTCTTGACTACTCTTTATGCCATATTCTCAGGTCCAACACTTTATACACTATGTACGGCTGTAATCGATCTGGATGAACAAACACTATCAATTATTGAGGGGAATCCAAAGGAAGAGGAAGCTTCTCATGTATTCGTTATGTCAGCAAAAGAGTTCAAGATGCCTCAATAAAGCTCTTAGCTGAACTTATTTCTTAAGGCCCTTCAACTGGTTCACTGAGGTCTAACATGTGGCCTTTAGATAAGGAAGTTTCTCAGTATTCGTTATGTCAGCAAAAGAGTTCAAGAAGCCTCAATAAAGCTCTTTGCTAAACTTATTTCTTCAGCCGCTTAAGCTGGTTCACTGAGGCCTAACATGAGGCATTTAGATGTGCTAATACAGATCACCTTAAGATACTGAATAATGATTTccaaaaattaagatgaatgtACCTGTAGAGTGAGAAAAAGGGCATTTACCTTTCCATGGATCTTATATTTGAAGGGACCGTCCTGTTCAGCTCCTATTACCATCAAttctgtcattttatttttacgtCGGTCACTGTGAATTATGGAAGCAAAAGAGTATCCGTTCTGTGGACGTGGTTGCTGTGAAATTGAAATACCAGCTGACATGTTCAACCTTGGTGGAGGTAAAGCATTTCTATCAAAGTTAAAAGCTTATGAAGTGGTTATCCCAACTAGAACAAACATTTGCGAGACTAGAAAAGAAGCCAAAACAGTTTTGTACTACATCCGTGAATGATTGACagtgataaataaaaaaacatgaccAAACTTGAACTTGACTTACTGATTACAGGGTAAAGGCATTTAGATTACTTTTGAAAGTTTTACACGCTAGTTTTACCAATCAGATTCTATAtgcctcgactctctctctctctctgcgaaAAGACCTCACTGATTCCTCACTGCCATGAGCCCTCTGGAGGCACCTTCCCTTCCTCTTATCTTCCTGCATACTGCCAAAGTTTCCATCCCACCAGTGCACAATTTCACGCACCTCACAATTCACATCTACACACTAGCTTCAACCGCCTGAATTTAAGGAGGGAAATGTACTTCATTCAAGTTGCCAACCACTCCTAAATCCAAACCCAGCTTCATTTTTCTACAAATGCCAACCAACTTGAGCTTCTGAGCCTTTTCTGTAGAATCTGATCATAAAAGTAGCATTAAAATGCTTGTCAATGTGTTGAAGATGTAAGCCTTGCCGAACAATGTTTTGtataaaacaacaataaaagTCTTTTTGGTTCATGATCCCGAATATCCAAACACGTGGGAAGTATTGGGAAAGCATTTGCATAGTTTCAGGAGCACTTCCACCAAATGTACCAATGAAAAACACTTTCCATACAAAGTTATGCTGTGTAAACGTGGGACATAGCTATAAGTGATGACTACCAGGGATGAGTGAATAAAGGCTGAAAGTAATTACTCAAATTTGTAATGGGTCTGGAAATTCTGACATGTAGCTCTATAGTAACATTACACTCATATACATACTTGAATTACAAAACTACACCAGAGAAGCGGAACTATGATCAATAACAAGGTGAGACTCAAAATCAGAAAAAGTATAGTAGCCAATATTCACAAATTCCCAACCACCGAGGCAGACCCATCCAATCCCATACTCCCAAATAGGAAGCTTTAGAACCTGGCAAACCGTTAAGCCAGTGAGTAAATCTCGGAAGCCTACGAGAAGAGTTTGAAGGTTTTTAAACGTGCGCGTGGACCCTTTGACCTtgcttcaagaagctttgcttTCAAAGTATTCTCCTTTAAGCCCGGAGGCAATTTTGAAGAAGGCTGGGGAGCATCAAGATCAGGAGATGCaagtttttccatccattgtcGTACTGGACTTGCCTGATTCCTCCATCCAGAGTTACTGCAAGAAGCCTCCCCATAAGTACTGTCAATATTTAAGTTTCCACCATCCAACAGTGAGAGTTGACTTCTTATTAGATTATCAACCATGAAATTTGGATTTGTCTCATGACTTTCATCGGgtttatttctattttggtAACTGTTGTCTTCAGCGGCTTCGCAAAGTTCAGACTTTTGCGATATGCTTACATCAATTGGCTTCCCTTCTGTAGTTCTACCTTGTTCTGCATCCA
It contains:
- the LOC121268892 gene encoding uncharacterized protein LOC121268892: MGSLVLEGKLLEMFEVGPCGDAYQMGMLIGQRFSSQIRSRLARDLVLRDQLLPFAQTQQAQPLLKALTDNNQKKFPQYWDELLGTAEGSGVPVLDLILINFRKEIVPFLPKTSIMSNIVDAVDDCSDVLIVSDSLAMAAHNEDANVALVGHTYLIKGTLANGPSFIAYTYAGELPSCAFGFNSHGLAFTLNSVPPTKEEIIAGGIGLNFVSRNLLEASDIDDALTRIRSSEVSVGHSYNLIDLKTRKILNVETASRNRISIREIGATPFFHANMYLHLPVQQVQDENSISRQNRAALLPKRSRKELLSILGDTDDAKYPIYMTGPTLYTLCTAVIDLDEQTLSIIEGNPKEEEASHVFVMSAKEFKMPQ